One Moorella sp. E308F DNA segment encodes these proteins:
- a CDS encoding class II aldolase/adducin family protein yields MIDLDAVTRLRHEMVEVSRQIFARGLTSATSGNTSARVPGHPDQVLIKASGKSFGDVGPEDFILVDLEGNILAGEGKPSKEIRFHLGILKARPDVQAVVHGHSAFATAYATARGELPVVTAAAEAGLNKVGTVEYAAPGSVELAEMVIKAFEDPTLKAAVLKRHGFVTVGKDIHHAFYLADVLEDNAKVAFLLSQLG; encoded by the coding sequence ATGATCGATTTAGATGCAGTTACCAGGTTGCGCCATGAAATGGTAGAGGTCAGCAGGCAAATTTTTGCCCGCGGCCTTACCTCGGCTACCAGCGGCAACACCAGCGCCCGCGTCCCGGGACACCCGGATCAAGTCCTTATAAAAGCCAGCGGTAAGTCCTTTGGTGATGTGGGACCCGAGGATTTTATTCTGGTTGATTTAGAAGGGAATATCCTGGCAGGTGAGGGTAAACCTTCCAAGGAGATCCGCTTTCACCTGGGTATTTTAAAGGCCCGCCCGGATGTACAGGCCGTCGTTCACGGCCATTCGGCTTTTGCTACGGCTTATGCGACGGCCAGGGGCGAGCTACCGGTGGTTACAGCCGCCGCGGAAGCGGGTCTTAACAAAGTAGGCACTGTCGAATATGCCGCGCCGGGGTCAGTGGAACTTGCGGAAATGGTTATTAAAGCCTTTGAGGATCCAACCCTCAAAGCTGCCGTCCTCAAGCGCCATGGTTTTGTTACAGTGGGTAAAGATATTCATCATGCTTTTTACCTGGCAGATGTTTTAGAAGATAATGCTAAAGTTGCCTTTTTGTTATCCCAGTTAGGATAA
- a CDS encoding creatininase family protein, whose product MAKRHNLLECSFVDAQEWFKETDTVLVPVGSCEKHGAHVPLGTDSITTISVTERAAKLANVPHTPLLPFGYSPHHMGEVGEGCGTITLAAETFRRVLHDIARSLIFHGANKIVFVSHHGSNTKPIDELLRKLRYHTGAFVAWYKTPTERECEVVKGILEGPPEETPGWHAGEMETAQVMAYNIELVDMSRAVNDRAHAPRWMGPEFSKIDGTPTVKFRGSENIIVPMEHHEYSDHATIGNPFRGTPEKGLKLFEKEAEHLAAFIEEVKKFPFKVENRDFPERA is encoded by the coding sequence ATGGCAAAACGACACAACCTCTTGGAATGTTCCTTCGTTGACGCTCAGGAATGGTTCAAGGAAACCGACACCGTTCTCGTGCCGGTCGGCAGCTGTGAAAAGCACGGTGCCCATGTACCCCTGGGAACGGACAGCATTACTACCATTTCCGTAACCGAGCGGGCCGCTAAACTGGCCAATGTCCCCCACACACCGCTGTTACCCTTTGGCTACTCACCCCACCACATGGGCGAAGTCGGGGAAGGCTGCGGCACCATCACCCTTGCTGCCGAGACTTTCCGTCGTGTGCTCCATGATATTGCTCGCAGCTTGATTTTCCACGGTGCTAACAAGATTGTCTTTGTATCCCACCATGGTTCCAATACCAAACCCATTGATGAACTCCTGCGGAAACTTCGTTACCATACCGGCGCCTTTGTGGCCTGGTACAAAACGCCCACCGAGAGGGAATGCGAGGTAGTTAAAGGTATCCTGGAAGGTCCTCCCGAGGAGACCCCCGGCTGGCACGCCGGTGAAATGGAAACGGCGCAGGTAATGGCTTACAACATTGAGCTGGTGGATATGAGCCGGGCGGTCAATGACCGTGCCCACGCGCCGCGGTGGATGGGACCTGAATTTTCCAAGATCGACGGTACTCCTACCGTTAAATTCCGGGGTTCCGAAAATATCATTGTTCCCATGGAACACCATGAATACTCCGATCATGCCACCATTGGTAATCCCTTCCGGGGCACCCCTGAAAAAGGCCTGAAGCTCTTTGAGAAAGAAGCTGAGCACCTGGCTGCCTTCATTGAGGAAGTCAAGAAGTTCCCCTTCAAAGTAGAAAACCGCGATTTCCCCGAGAGAGCATAA
- a CDS encoding LacI family DNA-binding transcriptional regulator translates to MVTIKDVARHAGVSVTTVSRVLNNSQHPISPETRERVLAAIKELGFYPNAMARSLQLHETKTIGLILPDIANPYYPGIVRGVEDVAHEKGYTVILCNTDRSRERTKEYLRVLREKRVDGVIFTGGGAVEDASREHFFEQGSVATVVIGRHKANLPAVQVDNVRAAQEAVEHLLHLGHRRIATVTGPAVSTTARDRLEGYRRAIEAEGVDIESGWIVEGDFEFSSGYQAVGRLPLRGPGKITAIFAHNDLMAIGAIKALQERGLKVPEDVAVVGFDNIPLASFITPTLSTVAVPVYDLGVTAMRVLAELLAGRKVPPVTFLATHLEVRESSILK, encoded by the coding sequence ATGGTAACCATAAAAGATGTGGCAAGGCATGCCGGGGTTTCTGTTACTACCGTTTCTCGTGTTCTTAACAACAGTCAGCATCCTATCAGCCCCGAGACGAGGGAGCGCGTCCTGGCAGCTATTAAAGAACTTGGCTTTTACCCCAACGCCATGGCCCGCAGCCTCCAGCTGCATGAAACAAAAACCATCGGTCTGATCCTTCCGGATATTGCCAACCCTTATTACCCGGGCATTGTCCGGGGGGTAGAGGATGTAGCCCATGAAAAGGGCTATACAGTTATCCTGTGCAATACCGACCGTTCCCGGGAACGTACGAAAGAATATCTCCGTGTTTTACGGGAAAAACGGGTGGACGGGGTGATCTTTACCGGCGGGGGTGCTGTAGAGGATGCCAGCCGGGAACACTTTTTTGAACAGGGCTCGGTGGCGACGGTGGTCATTGGGCGTCATAAAGCCAATCTCCCGGCAGTGCAGGTGGATAATGTGCGGGCCGCCCAGGAAGCTGTTGAGCATTTGCTGCATCTTGGCCACCGGCGGATTGCCACGGTGACCGGCCCTGCCGTTTCGACTACAGCTAGGGACCGCCTGGAGGGTTACCGCCGTGCCATAGAGGCTGAAGGGGTAGATATAGAATCCGGCTGGATCGTGGAAGGTGACTTTGAGTTTAGCAGCGGTTATCAAGCCGTTGGTCGTCTGCCATTGCGCGGCCCGGGGAAGATAACCGCAATTTTTGCCCATAACGATCTTATGGCCATAGGCGCAATCAAAGCCCTGCAGGAAAGGGGCCTTAAGGTACCAGAAGATGTTGCCGTCGTTGGCTTCGATAACATTCCCCTCGCCTCGTTCATTACTCCAACTTTATCTACTGTAGCTGTTCCGGTCTATGACCTGGGGGTGACTGCTATGAGGGTACTGGCCGAGCTCCTTGCCGGCCGGAAGGTGCCGCCGGTTACCTTCCTGGCAACCCACCTCGAGGTCAGGGAATCTTCTATATTAAAATAA